A genome region from Archaeoglobus fulgidus DSM 4304 includes the following:
- a CDS encoding ACT domain-containing protein — protein sequence MWKKVAEKFEKYPSQIAVAREFLRLGISVRNGKAYCGDIELVPTKIAEAIGVDRKVVLAAIQNIESDEELSKVFSALKPVANIAEVARILGFGVLEVYAESTKVGIVAGVASALANAGISIRYILAEDPELSVESKLTVVTETKIPGAVVEEILRVEGVEKVLIS from the coding sequence ATGTGGAAAAAAGTCGCTGAAAAGTTTGAAAAGTACCCTTCTCAAATCGCAGTAGCGAGGGAATTTTTGAGGCTTGGCATCTCTGTCAGGAATGGGAAAGCTTACTGCGGGGACATAGAGCTGGTTCCGACCAAAATTGCTGAAGCAATAGGTGTTGACAGAAAGGTGGTTCTTGCAGCCATTCAGAACATTGAGAGTGATGAAGAGCTTAGCAAAGTCTTCTCAGCCTTAAAGCCCGTGGCAAATATAGCTGAGGTGGCAAGAATTCTCGGCTTCGGCGTTCTTGAGGTTTACGCTGAAAGCACCAAAGTCGGGATTGTGGCAGGTGTTGCCTCAGCCCTCGCCAACGCCGGCATCTCGATAAGGTACATCCTCGCCGAAGACCCTGAGCTGAGCGTGGAGTCGAAGCTGACAGTTGTAACCGAAACGAAGATTCCCGGAGCTGTTGTTGAGGAAATCCTGCGGGTTGAGGGGGTTGAAAAGGTTCTGATAAGTTAA